TCCTGGGTACGTTCACTCATACCTGCAAGTTGCAGGGCTTTCATGGACCTCTGGTAATAGTCTTTCATCATGAACCTCCTTAAAGTTGGAAAGTGAATAAAGGAGATTATGAAGAATGAATGGTGGGTCCTGCAACTTGCAGGTATTAGCGGATTAAGAAAAAAATTCGGGCTGGGCTAATCTGCCGCGCAGCGGCTTACTTGAACAAGGCCGTAAACGCGGACGCATTTTTCGTTCGCTACGCTCACTACAAATGCGCCGGTTACGGCTGGCGTTAGCGCTTAAAATAGAATTGACATCAAGTATGACCGGAGTTATACTTTTTTATGACCCAAAATAACCACAATCCAAAACTCGGTGCAAACAATGAAGACAGCCATTTCTATACCTGACAACATATTTCAGGCGGCCGAACAGTACGCGAAAAGTCACGGGGTATCTCGTAGCAAATTATATTCAGAAGCCGTCGCCCAATTCCTCGAAAAACACTCCAAAGACCAAATTACCCAAAGATTAAATGAACTATACTCTGACCAATCTTCCGAGATGAATGAAACTATTACTACCTTACAACTCAACTCTCTTGAGAAAGAAGAATGGTAATAAAACGGGGGGAAATTTGGTGGGCAGAATTACCCGAACCTCAAGGGTCTGGGCCTGGGTACAAAAGACCATTGGTTATCATTCAAGCCAATGAATTCAACGAAAGCAAAATCAACACAGTAATTGCCGCAGTCATAACAACAAATCTTCGGCTAGCCGCAGCACCAGGCAACATAATACTTCCAAAAAAGAAGTCAAAACTACCCAAAGAAAGCGTTATCAATGTGTCTCAAATCATCACAATTGACAAATCGTTTTTAACAGAAAAAGTAAACTCATTGCCAATGTCCGTAATGCTCCAAGTTGACGAAGGTATGAGGTTAGTTCTCAACTTGTAACCAGCTAATATCACAGCAAATTGCGCTAACAATTTAATAAACCTGACAGCAAGCACGAACGTTTTGTGGCTTCGATCAGCTTGGGTGTAAAAAGGTGCCTCCCCGCAAAACCCAGTTCGCTTGCTGCAGGTTATCTCAGCGTTGGAACCACTAAAAATGAGGAATTTAAATTATGACTGAAAGAATAGAAGATAAAATGATTGAGCACTACAGGAACATCGTACTTCAAAAGCATCCTACGTATTCACATTCCTGGCCGCTGATTTCTGGATACAACTCGAAGGTTGGATCATTTAAAACATGGCTTGCGGTATGGGGGTGGACCTAACCAAGTTATTGAACTAATTGAGTAAAGGGTCTCTACAGGTCCAAAAAAATGCCTTAGAATGCCTTTTTTGGGGCCAAAAACATAGATGTAACCATATTATGCCGAAAGCCAGCAGATATTTATTGCCTGATCATGTTTGGCATACCCCGGTGAAATGGGAAGACCCCGATGAAATCCAGAAGAGCTGGACTGCTGGCGCAGTATTTCATGGGGCAAGGATTTCACTGGGTAAATAACCCATTGATGCCGTAAAAAAGAATTCCTGCTGAAATTCGCCAAGGACCGGTCAGCTTGGATCAAATGGTTGTTCGAAGCGAAAAAGGGGATTATCATTGAAAGGAGTTTTGATATGTCCATGAAAAATCCGCCTCATCCAGGGCTGTTTGTGAAAACGGAGATACTGGATTCCCTTAATCTGTCCATTTCAGAAGCAGCCGGTTTGCTGGGCGTTCGCAGGGCCACCCTGTCTGCCCTGATCAACCAGAGGACCTCTTTGTCCCCAGAGATGGCCTACCGTATTGAAAAAGCATTTGGAGTCAGCATGGATATGTTGCTCCGGATGCAGGCAGGATTTGATGCTTGCAAAATGCGTCAGAAAAAGCCGGAAATTATTGTTAAGCCTTATGAGCCTGCTGGAGCACATTGAGCCCCAGTTGATCAAAATCAGGTCTGTTTAGGCATCCCCCTGAATGCTTACCATCAGGAATAACTTTGAAAATCCTTTTAACAGTGATCAGTTCACTGTTTCCATTTTTGAAACAGCTCAACAGGAAGCTTCTCGTCAGCAGCAGGAATGAGTTGAATTTGTACAGCAGGAGAGATTATGCAAAGAAGAGGTTTTATCAGCATGCTTGGTGCTTTTTTTGGGGCGCTGGTATTTGGAGGGAAAGTTCCAGAGGTAAAAGCCAGGGTTATTCCAAAGCCTGTATCTCTTTTCCAGTGTCATGTGGCAGGATTTCCTTATTATCAGGGTCCGAAAATCTTTTCAGATCTTCAATCTGGCCAAAAATTAAAATTATTACGCGAGCCTAATAACCCCCACGACAGCAAAGCCATTGCCGTATTCACCTCAAACGGTCACAAACTTGGCTATATACCCAGAACTCACAACCCGCTTCCTGCAGATCTCATGGATAATGGACACAAACTCACAGCCGGCCTGAGTTCAGTTTCTTCGGATATGGGGGATTATAGCTGCCTGGAGATGGGGATTTTTGTGAAGGGTGGTGGCTGGCAGGGGTTGTGATTTAATTTTGCAGGCAGGATAATGTAATTGTATCGGAAAACAAGAAAAATTACGAGGAATTACATTATAATAAGTGTTTATGAAAAGGAACGTGTCAATGGAAATGTGGTTCTGTAAAAAAATTGGATAACCTGTTGGGTAGATTAAGCTTTTTGGGTACCTATTAACCATGTTGTGGTTATTATCGACCTTGACGCATGAGTACCTTTTTCGTCATTGCCGGGCCTGTGGAGGATCTATCAGAGACTGAAAAAAATTCTAACTGTTTTTCAATCCAAATCAGCAATAACGGACCCGGCAATCCATCTTTACCTGAAAAACAGAAAGATATGGATTTCCCAGTCAAGATGGAGAATGGCCAGGTTGGAACTCCTTGATCGTGGTAAACAATTATCGTTCTTGTAACCTGCTTTTGAAAAAGTTGATAAACATTATAATTATAAAGATAAAAATAGCGCAAGAAGATTCAAAAAATTGGAAGATTGTTTAAAACACAGAAAAAATATTGCCAAGCAAAATAATAATGAAAACGATGCGTTAAGAATTCAAAATCTAATCCAAGGTGTAATTGATTACATGCATTATAGAGGAAGGCATGGCTTGATTAATGATTTAGAGACTGCTGCTGATAATTAGTCGTCCCAGAAAAATTTGATTTTTTCAGGGACGACTAATTACAAATACTTCTTCAAGGATTGCCCTTCCTGTCTTCGAAGGAGGCAAAACAATCAGCCCTTTGTCCTCAAACTTTCGAAGCAGAATCCGGCAAACCTGATCTTTAAAAATACTGTTTCTCGATACGTGTTGACCCTCCACTGGTGAGTGGGTAACATTGAGAAAATATTGAGGTGAGAAATGCAAAATTACACAGTGGAAACAGAAATAATGAATGACGGTTCACTCATCATTAAGGGCTTGCCCTTTCAGTCTGGTGATAAAGTCGAGGTCATTATCCGCAGCCACAAGCATGGCAAGAAAAAGGGTACATGCTATCCTCTCCGTGGAAAACACATACGTTACAATGATCCTTTCGGGAGTGTTGCCCAGGAGGATTGGGAAACTCTGAAATGATCATCCTAGATACTCACATCTGGGTCTGGTGGGTACACGGGGATGAGCGAATCACCAGCTCCCAGACAGAGGTCATTAAAGCCAACGAGTCAGATATCATCGGTGTAAGTGCAATCTCAGCCTGGGAGATCGCAAAGCTTGTTGAATATGATAGACTGACGTTGCCATGTCATTTGCAGGAGTGGTTTTCCGAAGCTCTGAGCTACCCAGGTGTTCGCCTGATTGAACTCACTCCAGAGATTGCTGTAGAATCTACAAAACTCCCAGGCGGGTTCCACCGTGACCCTGCAGACCAGATCATCGTAGCAACTGCAAGGCTTCAAGATTCTGCGATTGTTACTTCTGACAGTAAAATCCTGCAATATCCTCACGTCAACTCTGTATCATAAGGTCAAGCAGGCTGTTTATGCATTTATCGCGGGATTCCCAATGGCAGGCGGTTTCTCCGCCTTCCCCATGTGGCGCTTGGGAGAGTGTTGGAGTCAGCCCCCCATGGTCAGCAAAATGCGTCAGAAAAAGCCGGAAATTATTGTTAAGCCTTATGAGCCTGCTGGAGCGCATTGAGCCCCAGTTGATCAAAATCAGGTCTGTTTCGGCATCCCCCTGAATGCTTACCATCAGGAAGAACTTTGAAAATCCTTTGTCTCTGCTTAGCGCTTTGCATGTTGCATGGCTTCCTGCCCGGAGGCATACAGCCCAGAGGCATACAGCCCGGAGGGGGACTGGCTCTTCCGGGACCCACTTGTTTTATATTATGACACGTTTAAAGCATTGGGTGATGCTCAAGTGGGGCCCGGAGTGCCTGTCCCCTGCTTACCTTAAAAAGGTCTAAACTATTACGAAAAATGGAGGTTTTGGGTGGATAAGCTGAAAATGGAGTCCAAAGACCTGGTAAATGAAAATATTGACAGGATTCAGGAATTTTTTCCGGGTGTGGTTACTGAGTCTAAGGACAAGAAGGGCAGGCTCATCAGGGCAATTGATTTTGATCTGCTTAAGCAGGAACTGTCCGACACTGTGGTTGAAGGAGAAAAGGAGCGCTATCAGCTGACCTGGCCTGGAAAAAAGCAAGCCATGCTCATGGCCAACCTGCCCACCACCAACACCCTGCGCCCGGTCCAAGAGGAAAGTGTTGACTGGGATAAAACTGAAAACCTGTTCATTGAAGGTGATAACTTAGAGGCGCTTAAGATATTGCAGGAATCATATCTGAACCAGGTCAAATGCATCTATATTGATCCTCCATACAATACTGGTAAGGATTTTGTCTATAGGGATGATTTCAAGCAGAGCAGGCAGGAATACCTTGATCAGTCCGGGCAGGTTGATGAAGAAGGCAATCGTCTTTTTCAGAATAATGAGAGCAATGGCCGTTTTCATAGCGACTGGCTGAGCATGATGTATCCCAGGTTGAAGCTGGCCAGAAATCTGCTGCGAGAAGATGGGGTTATCTTTATCAGTATTGATGATGGTGAGGTGGCGAATCTGAGAAGAATATGTGATGAAATTTTTGGTGAAGGTAATTTTTTAGGAACAATTGTGTGGAAAAAGAAAACTAATGGCAACAATATGGGTTATATTCCACCTGTTCACGATTACTTTATTGTTTATTCGAAGAAGGCTTCTGATAATTGTTTGCTTGGTTTGCCATTATCAGAAGAATACATTGAAAAAAAGTATTCAAATCCTGATGATGACCCAAAAGGCAGATGGACGACAACAGATCTGTCTGCCAATCATAAAGGCCCATACTTTCCAATAAAGAATCCAAATACTGGTGAATTGTTTTACCCTCCCAAAGGACGCTATTGGGTTTTTAGTAAAGAAGAAACTTTAAAAAGAATCGCTGATGGCAGAATTATTTTTGGAAAAACTGGTAATGGTAGACCTATTCAAAAAAAATATTTGTCAGAAAGAACTTCAGTGAGAAGAAAGGCGGAGTCATGGTGGGATAAGCACGGTATGAATCAAGATGGTACAGAAGAACTTGGTGGTTTAGTAGGAACAAAGGTAGTTGATCATCCAAAGCCATCAAAAACTTTAAAATATATTAGCGAGTTATCGACTAACTCAAATGAAATTATTCTCGATTTCTTCGCAGGTTCCTCAACCACAGCCCACGCAGTCATGCAACTCAACGCCGAAGACAAGGGCAAACGCAAATACATAATGGTTCAATTACCAGAACCATGCCCGCCTGACTCAGAAGCCCATAAAGCAAGATATAAGAACATTGCTGAAATCGGCAAAGAGCGCATCCGCAGAGCAGCCGGAAAAATCAAGGAAGAAACCGGGGCGGATATAGATTACGGGTTTCGGGTATTCAAGGTTGATTCCTCCAATATGAAGGATGTTTATCATCACCCCCACAAAACCACGCAAAGGACCCTCCAGGATCTCA
The sequence above is drawn from the Desulfonatronovibrio magnus genome and encodes:
- a CDS encoding type II toxin-antitoxin system PemK/MazF family toxin: MVIKRGEIWWAELPEPQGSGPGYKRPLVIIQANEFNESKINTVIAAVITTNLRLAAAPGNIILPKKKSKLPKESVINVSQIITIDKSFLTEKVNSLPMSVMLQVDEGMRLVLNL
- a CDS encoding HigA family addiction module antitoxin, which encodes MSMKNPPHPGLFVKTEILDSLNLSISEAAGLLGVRRATLSALINQRTSLSPEMAYRIEKAFGVSMDMLLRMQAGFDACKMRQKKPEIIVKPYEPAGAH
- a CDS encoding HIRAN domain-containing protein, whose protein sequence is MQRRGFISMLGAFFGALVFGGKVPEVKARVIPKPVSLFQCHVAGFPYYQGPKIFSDLQSGQKLKLLREPNNPHDSKAIAVFTSNGHKLGYIPRTHNPLPADLMDNGHKLTAGLSSVSSDMGDYSCLEMGIFVKGGGWQGL
- a CDS encoding type II toxin-antitoxin system VapC family toxin → MIILDTHIWVWWVHGDERITSSQTEVIKANESDIIGVSAISAWEIAKLVEYDRLTLPCHLQEWFSEALSYPGVRLIELTPEIAVESTKLPGGFHRDPADQIIVATARLQDSAIVTSDSKILQYPHVNSVS
- a CDS encoding site-specific DNA-methyltransferase, coding for MDKLKMESKDLVNENIDRIQEFFPGVVTESKDKKGRLIRAIDFDLLKQELSDTVVEGEKERYQLTWPGKKQAMLMANLPTTNTLRPVQEESVDWDKTENLFIEGDNLEALKILQESYLNQVKCIYIDPPYNTGKDFVYRDDFKQSRQEYLDQSGQVDEEGNRLFQNNESNGRFHSDWLSMMYPRLKLARNLLREDGVIFISIDDGEVANLRRICDEIFGEGNFLGTIVWKKKTNGNNMGYIPPVHDYFIVYSKKASDNCLLGLPLSEEYIEKKYSNPDDDPKGRWTTTDLSANHKGPYFPIKNPNTGELFYPPKGRYWVFSKEETLKRIADGRIIFGKTGNGRPIQKKYLSERTSVRRKAESWWDKHGMNQDGTEELGGLVGTKVVDHPKPSKTLKYISELSTNSNEIILDFFAGSSTTAHAVMQLNAEDKGKRKYIMVQLPEPCPPDSEAHKARYKNIAEIGKERIRRAAGKIKEETGADIDYGFRVFKVDSSNMKDVYHHPHKTTQRTLQDLITNIMEDRTAEDLLIQVMLDSGLQPSLPMEKKTVQGREVFFVAGNSLVACFDKDIPEQLIHDIAEHKPLRVVFQDKSFQDDAARINVDELFKTLSPGTEVKVI